One segment of Taeniopygia guttata chromosome 17, bTaeGut7.mat, whole genome shotgun sequence DNA contains the following:
- the MORN5 gene encoding MORN repeat-containing protein 5 isoform X1 → MELVGPRYLGGVVRGRMEGFGYYTLPTGTEYRGSLWDGMFHGKGQLLRPKGGGYRALWDRGVPTQGKYTFIDGLEYEEEKWLYCDGYDRRFYTEIRSGFKPPGIAQLTNLDPPKIIPKGCYDFADGFYNPKTRVIVDYKRRFLKNAEMCEDQAHFGCHCKIHTYVFHSVKICSGDRQRYLETSEQPRTLLD, encoded by the exons ATGGAGCTGGTGGGGCCCCGGTACCTGGGGGGCGTCGTGCGCGGCAg GATGGAAGGATTCGGCTACTACACGCTGCCGACGGGCACCGAGTACCGGGGCTCGCTGTGGGACGGGATGTTCCACGGGAAGGGCCAGCTGCTGCGCCCCAAAGGCGGCGGATACCGGGCGCTCTGGGACCGCGGGGTGCCCACGCAG GGGAAATACACTTTTATAGATGGTCTTGAATACGAAGAGGAAAAATGGCTTTACTGCGACGGCTACGACAGAAGATTCTATACAGAAATCCGTTCTGGTTTTAAACCACCAG GCATTGCTCAGCTTACAAATCTGGATCctcccaaaataatcccaaaaggTTGTTATGACTTTGCTGATGGATTCTATAACCCCAAAACCAGAGTAATTGTTGACTACAAACGCAGGTTTCTGAAAAATGCAG AAATGTGTGAAGATCAAGCACATTTTGGATGCCATTGCAAAATTCATACATATGTCTTTCACAGTGTCAAAATCTGCTCAGGTGACAGACAGAGATACTTGGAGACATCTGAGCAACCAAGAACATTGCTAGATTAA